One Amaranthus tricolor cultivar Red isolate AtriRed21 chromosome 1, ASM2621246v1, whole genome shotgun sequence DNA window includes the following coding sequences:
- the LOC130826387 gene encoding uncharacterized protein LOC130826387 → MADGHIHPHRPHRLSVPPRSTVLTSMHHPSAYPLTPTPTPSKTRLSQSSNSINNKSSISFLFLLLFSLRSLYSLLPFLRSSPSFSLFPFSFLVSLLSFLLTLIFSLWHKHPRIPLLSLSSLSQSQVRHLLLKSLLLAIVFLLRFQALRYCGTAAMILAELSGNIAFRFWKDQDWDRDGHSRVRGFFALFAGLFLLSVSWDRMDCFPLSHSNLGNFQHSLIVVVDGKCLRVVPMLLPFLSGFLGSYEKDLMNWGTFRQLGRKRVQLISLFFTTSMLLFPAIINMLIFEAEGGSVSILNLGWLLANTVFFGVLLSEWYNDDKWVNPRDSEKEFLITFVFTLIWELVYFPELSLWGLLICGFLLWVAIRQLNWAYARYVELGADPSETFSSMVMRPIRHVLSERKSRKIALFLMINTGYMVVEFVAGFMSNSLGLISDACHMLFDCAALAIGLYASYISRLPANSQFNYGRGRFEVLSGYVNAVFLVLVGALIVLESLERILDPQEISTNSLLGVSIGGLVVNIVGLIFFHEEHHHAHGGPCTHSHSHSNSHAHNNHSHIRGHHDHDHSHVHHDHDHSHVHHDHDHSQVQHSHDHSHGHHDHDHCHVHHDHDHCHVHHDHDHSHAHHDHSNGRYDKHHDHGHHAHHNHHDKQDQHVHHHHNNDHVCQSMTKPPEADSCSHIHHSHSKSSHTHQHIDHNMEGIFLHVLADTLGSVGVVISTLLIKYKGWLVADPACSIFISVLIVSSVIPLLRNSAEILLQRIPRAHEQDLKAVVNDVMKMKEVSGIQSLHVWSLTNTDVIGTLHLRVSSESDISATKARVMHRFEDAGVKDLTLQVESVKSL, encoded by the coding sequence ATGGCTGACGGTCACATCCATCCCCACCGGCCACACCGCTTGTCAGTCCCACCACGGTCAACTGTGCTTACATCCATGCATCACCCTTCTGCCTATCCTTTAACCCCAACTCCCACACCTTCTAAAACCCGACTCTCTCAGTCATCCAACTCCATCAACAACAAATCTTCAATTTCATTTCTATTCCTGCTCCTATTCTCCCTACGTTCTCTTTACTCCCTTCTTCCTTTCCTCCGCTCCTCTCCATCCTTCTCTTTGTTTCCTTTCTCCTTCCTTgtttctcttctctccttcctCCTCACTCTCATCTTCTCCCTCTGGCACAAACATCCTCGTATTCCTCTATTGTCTCTCTCATCCCTTTCCCAATCCCAAGTCAGACATCTCCTTTTGAAGTCCCTTCTGCTTGCTATCGTCTTCCTGCTACGATTCCAAGCTCTCCGTTATTGTGGGACAGCAGCTATGATCTTGGCTGAATTGTCCGGAAATATTGCCTTCCGGTTCTGGAAAGATCAAGACTGGGATCGAGACGGGCATTCAAGGGTCCGAGGTTTCTTCGCGTTGTTTGCTGGGCTGTTTCTATTATCTGTGAGCTGGGATCGGATGGATTGTTTTCCTCTTTCTCATAGTAATCTTGGAAATTTTCAACATTCATTGATAGTGGTTGTTGATGGGAAGTGTTTGAGAGTTGTGCCCATGCTTCTTCCTTTCTTGTCTGGGTTCTTGGGGTCTTATGAGAAGGATTTAATGAATTGGGGGACCTTTAGGCAATTGGGTCGAAAACGGGTTCAATTGATATCGTTGTTTTTCACTACTTCTATGCTGTTGTTTCCTGCCATCATTAATATGCTTATTTTTGAAGCAGAGGGTGGGAGTGTTTCCATTTTGAATCTGGGCTGGTTGCTGGCAAACACTGTCTTCTTTGGCGTCCTTTTGAGTGAGTGGTATAATGATGATAAGTGGGTTAATCCTAGAGACTCAGAGAAAGAATTTCTCATCACCTTTGTGTTTACACTTATTTGGGAGCTTGTTTACTTCCCGGAGCTCTCACTTTGGGGATTGTTAATATGTGGTTTTTTGCTTTGGGTTGCCATTCGGCAACTGAATTGGGCTTATGCAAGATATGTGGAGTTGGGGGCCGATCCTTCGGAAACCTTTTCTTCAATGGTAATGAGGCCAATTCGACATGTTTTGAGTGAACGTAAATCTCGTAAAATTGCCCTTTTTCTCATGATCAATACTGGATATATGGTGGTTGAATTTGTTGCTGGGTTTATGAGCAATAGTCTTGGGTTGATATCTGATGCTTGCCATATGTTGTTTGATTGTGCTGCACTAGCTATTGGGCTTTATGCTAGTTATATCTCCCGTTTGCCTGCCAATAGTCAGTTTAACTATGGTCGTGGAAGGTTTGAGGTGCTTTCAGGCTATGTTAACGCAGTCTTTCTGGTACTGGTTGGAGCTCTCATAGTGCTAGAATCATTAGAAAGAATTCTGGATCCTCAGGAGATTTCAACAAATAGTTTATTAGGTGTTTCCATTGGGGGACTAGTTGTAAATATTGTGGGTTTAATCTTCTTTCACGAGGAGCATCATCATGCCCATGGAGGGCCTTGCACTCACTCTCACTCTCACTCCAACTCTCATGCCCATAACAATCACAGTCATATTCGTGGACACCATGACCATGATCATAGTCACGTACACCATGACCATGATCATAGTCACGTACACCATGACCATGATCACAGTCAAGTACAACATAGCCATGATCATAGTCATGGGCACCATGACCATGATCATTGTCATGTGCACCATGATCATGATCATTGTCATGTGCACCATGACCATGATCATAGTCATGCACACCATGATCACTCTAATGGTAGATATGATAAGCATCATGATCATGGTCATCATGCTCACCATAATCACCATGATAAGCAGGATCAAcatgttcatcatcatcacaaCAACGATCATGTGTGCCAGAGCATGACTAAGCCTCCTGAAGCAGACTCTTGCAGTCATATTCATCATTCACACTCGAAGTCCTCGCATACTCACCAACACATTGATCACAACATGGAAGGTATATTCTTACATGTTCTAGCAGACACTCTGGGAAGTGTTGGAGTTGTGATATCAACCTTGTTAATCAAATATAAGGGATGGCTTGTTGCAGATCCAGCTTGCTCTATATTCATATCTGTCTTAATTGTATCATCTGTAATACCATTGTTGAGGAACTCTGCAGAAATTTTGTTGCAAAGGATTCCCCGAGCTCATGAACAGGACCTCAAAGCTGTTGTAAATgatgtaatgaaaatgaaagaagTTTCAGGCATTCAAAGCCTGCATGTCTGGAGCTTAACGAACACAGATGTTATTGGCACTTTACATCTGCGTGTTTCATCAGAAAGTGACATAAGTGCAACAAAAGCTCGTGTCATGCACAGATTTGAGGATGCTGGGGTTAAGGATTTGACACTTCAAGTAGAATCTGTTAAGAGTTTGTAG